A genomic region of Methanothermobacter sp. CaT2 contains the following coding sequences:
- the lysS gene encoding lysine--tRNA ligase, whose amino-acid sequence MKHWIERIADELKERDVEEHVVASGTSISGSIHIGNSCDVFIASSIAKSLKKDGFKSRTVWIADDHDPLRKVPYPLPESYEKYLGVPYSMIPCPEGCCESFVEHFQRPFLEALGRFRIGVEHYSGARMYTEGLYNDYIRTSLERAPEIREIFNRFRDRPLRDDWLPYNPICEKCGRVNTTEAYDFSGDTVWYRCECGFDGEMDIKSGLGKLTWRVEWAARWKILGVTCEPFGKDHAASGGSYDVSSIISEEIFDYPAPYPVPYEWITLRGEAMSKSRGVFFTPGQWLEIGPPESLNYFIFRSKPMKHKDFNPDMPFLDLMDQFDRTERIYYGMEDAASEKEEQKLRNIYRVSMIEEFDLPLRPSYRFMTVACQIAGDDPERLYDILRRNSQLPEELMDLELDQLTDKQLEQLNERIENVKNWLRLYAPEFVKFQVREELPDVELSEPQLKFLQDVADLMESREMTAEELHDEMYSILRRHGLKPQKAFQAIYRVLIGKKMGPRAASFLLSLERDFVIRRLRLEA is encoded by the coding sequence TTGAAGCACTGGATTGAAAGGATAGCTGATGAACTGAAGGAGAGAGATGTTGAAGAGCACGTTGTTGCCAGCGGAACATCCATATCCGGCTCAATACACATAGGTAATTCCTGCGACGTTTTCATAGCAAGCTCCATAGCCAAATCCCTCAAAAAGGACGGGTTCAAATCAAGGACCGTCTGGATAGCCGACGACCACGACCCCCTCAGAAAGGTACCCTACCCCCTCCCTGAAAGCTACGAGAAGTACCTCGGGGTGCCCTACTCCATGATACCCTGCCCTGAGGGCTGCTGTGAGAGCTTCGTCGAACACTTCCAGAGGCCCTTCCTGGAGGCCCTTGGAAGGTTCAGGATAGGCGTCGAACACTACTCCGGGGCCCGTATGTACACCGAGGGCCTCTACAATGACTACATAAGAACATCCCTTGAAAGGGCCCCTGAGATAAGGGAGATATTCAACAGGTTCAGGGACAGGCCCCTGCGGGATGACTGGCTACCCTACAACCCGATCTGTGAGAAGTGTGGCCGCGTGAACACGACGGAGGCCTATGACTTTAGTGGGGATACCGTCTGGTACCGGTGCGAATGCGGCTTCGATGGGGAGATGGATATAAAATCGGGGCTCGGTAAACTCACCTGGAGAGTTGAGTGGGCTGCAAGGTGGAAGATCCTCGGCGTCACCTGTGAACCCTTCGGTAAGGACCATGCAGCAAGTGGCGGTTCCTATGACGTCAGCAGCATCATATCCGAGGAGATATTTGACTATCCTGCACCCTACCCTGTTCCCTACGAGTGGATAACCCTCCGGGGTGAGGCCATGTCCAAGTCAAGGGGTGTCTTCTTCACACCGGGCCAGTGGCTTGAGATAGGACCTCCTGAGAGCCTCAACTACTTCATATTCAGGAGCAAGCCCATGAAGCACAAGGATTTCAACCCGGACATGCCCTTCCTTGACCTGATGGACCAGTTCGACCGGACAGAGAGGATCTACTATGGGATGGAGGATGCTGCATCAGAGAAGGAGGAGCAGAAGCTCAGGAACATCTACAGGGTTTCAATGATAGAGGAATTCGATCTACCCCTCCGGCCCTCCTACCGCTTCATGACGGTTGCCTGCCAGATCGCGGGTGATGACCCTGAAAGGCTCTATGATATCCTCAGGAGAAACTCACAGCTTCCAGAGGAGTTAATGGACCTTGAACTGGATCAGCTCACAGATAAACAGCTCGAACAGCTGAATGAGCGTATAGAGAACGTTAAAAACTGGTTGAGACTCTATGCTCCTGAATTCGTCAAGTTCCAGGTTCGGGAGGAGCTCCCTGATGTTGAATTATCAGAGCCGCAGCTGAAATTCCTTCAGGACGTTGCGGACCTCATGGAGTCCAGGGAGATGACCGCCGAGGAACTCCACGACGAGATGTACAGCATACTCCGAAGGCATGGACTTAAACCCCAGAAGGCATTCCAGGCAATATACAGGGTCCTCATAGGTAAGAAGATGGGGCCAAGGGCGGCTTCATTCCTCCTCTCACTTGAGAGGGACTTCGTGATAAGGAGGCTAAGACTGGAGGCCTGA
- a CDS encoding preprotein translocase subunit Sec61beta, translating into MAKKDKKTLPPSGAGLVRYFEEETKGPKLTPEQVVVMSIILAVFCLVLRFSG; encoded by the coding sequence ATGGCAAAGAAGGATAAGAAGACACTTCCACCCAGCGGTGCAGGTCTTGTAAGGTACTTTGAAGAGGAGACAAAGGGACCGAAACTCACACCGGAACAGGTAGTTGTGATGAGCATAATACTGGCAGTGTTCTGCCTTGTACTCAGATTTTCGGGATGA
- a CDS encoding UGSC family (seleno)protein — MKVRIVERDVMDPLADTCMDEMPVNGVGDVKTVTLLDNTKPGARTILEAVESSLEGLRFLWSEKPAGAPASEDQINRAGEGDLCILALGDCGSCTTWVILDAIRLEGMGVPTISICSDTFREYAEKLAAAHGMPGLRIVEIEHPVAGLETEEILRKARKIMPAIVDHLR; from the coding sequence ATGAAGGTCAGGATTGTTGAAAGGGATGTGATGGACCCTCTGGCAGATACATGCATGGATGAGATGCCTGTCAACGGGGTGGGTGATGTTAAGACAGTCACCCTCCTCGACAACACCAAACCCGGGGCCAGGACCATACTTGAGGCTGTTGAGTCCTCCCTTGAAGGTTTAAGGTTCCTGTGGTCTGAGAAACCCGCCGGTGCGCCTGCATCAGAGGACCAGATAAACAGGGCCGGGGAGGGGGACCTCTGCATACTCGCCCTGGGTGACTGCGGCTCCTGCACAACCTGGGTGATCCTTGACGCGATTCGTCTGGAGGGCATGGGGGTTCCAACAATCTCCATCTGTTCAGACACTTTCAGGGAATATGCAGAGAAACTTGCAGCCGCCCATGGGATGCCGGGCCTCCGGATAGTTGAGATAGAACATCCCGTGGCTGGACTGGAAACTGAGGAGATCCTCAGGAAGGCCAGGAAGATTATGCCCGCCATAGTGGACCATCTGAGGTGA
- the thiC gene encoding phosphomethylpyrimidine synthase: MTQMDEAKKGVITDEMKAVAEAENVTPEFVRRGVASGKIAIPSNLNREEVAAVGIGAGLRTKVNATIGTSTDIVDFDMEEEKARIAIENRADTLMELSVGGDLDEIRRRILDISPIPVGSVPVYQAAIETIREKGASIYMDEDVMFRAIEKQAKDGIDFMAIHCSVNRETLRRLKRQGREGGLVSRGGAFVSAWMVENGLENPLYENFDYILEIAKEHDFVLSMANAMRAGAIADSTDRAQVQELIVLGELIDRAREAGVQTIVEGPGHIPLNEIKANVILQKKLCRGAPFYMLGPIVTDIGAGYDHIVSSIGAAASAAAGADFICYVTPAEHLALPYPDDVKEGVIATRIGAYVGDMVKGIHNGEKDLEMANARKKLNWEAQFDAAMCPAEARRIRDERPPEDPDTCTMCGEYCAVKIVNEWLDSADTRIFD, translated from the coding sequence ATGACTCAAATGGATGAAGCTAAAAAAGGTGTTATAACAGATGAAATGAAAGCGGTGGCGGAGGCAGAGAACGTCACCCCAGAGTTTGTGAGAAGAGGAGTTGCCAGTGGTAAAATAGCCATCCCAAGCAACCTTAACCGTGAAGAGGTTGCAGCTGTCGGTATAGGCGCCGGTCTGAGGACCAAGGTCAACGCCACCATAGGAACATCCACAGACATCGTCGACTTTGATATGGAGGAGGAGAAGGCCCGCATTGCAATTGAAAACAGGGCAGACACCCTCATGGAGCTCTCAGTTGGCGGGGACCTGGATGAGATAAGGAGAAGAATCCTTGACATCTCACCCATACCCGTTGGAAGCGTACCTGTCTACCAGGCAGCCATTGAGACCATAAGGGAAAAGGGAGCCTCCATATACATGGACGAGGACGTTATGTTCAGGGCCATCGAGAAACAGGCAAAGGATGGTATAGACTTCATGGCCATCCACTGCAGTGTCAACAGGGAAACCCTGAGGAGGCTCAAAAGGCAGGGCCGTGAGGGTGGCCTTGTGAGCAGGGGAGGCGCATTTGTATCCGCCTGGATGGTTGAGAATGGACTGGAAAACCCCCTCTATGAGAACTTCGATTACATACTGGAGATTGCAAAGGAACATGACTTTGTGCTCTCCATGGCCAACGCCATGCGCGCCGGTGCCATCGCAGACTCAACCGACAGGGCCCAGGTACAGGAGCTCATAGTACTCGGTGAACTAATTGACAGGGCAAGGGAGGCCGGTGTCCAGACCATCGTTGAGGGCCCGGGCCACATACCCCTCAATGAGATAAAGGCCAATGTGATACTCCAGAAGAAACTCTGCAGGGGAGCCCCATTCTACATGCTGGGACCCATAGTCACGGATATAGGGGCCGGTTATGACCACATAGTGTCATCCATAGGGGCTGCCGCATCAGCTGCTGCAGGTGCAGACTTCATATGCTACGTCACACCGGCGGAGCACCTTGCCCTCCCATACCCGGATGATGTGAAGGAGGGTGTCATAGCAACAAGGATAGGTGCCTATGTGGGGGACATGGTCAAGGGTATCCACAACGGGGAGAAGGACCTCGAAATGGCCAACGCCCGTAAGAAGCTCAACTGGGAGGCCCAGTTCGATGCCGCGATGTGCCCTGCTGAAGCCAGGCGTATAAGGGATGAGAGGCCCCCTGAGGACCCTGATACCTGTACAATGTGTGGGGAATACTGCGCGGTCAAGATCGTTAACGAGTGGCTTGACAGTGCAGATACAAGGATCTTCGACTGA
- the purB gene encoding adenylosuccinate lyase, which yields MAIHPVEFRYGTPEMRVIWEAENKLQKMLDVEAALAQAEGELGIIPAEAASEIVRKASTEFVTLERVNEIERDTKHDIASLVKALAEQCEGDAGEYVHFGATSNDIVDTSNSLLLRDSISVLRDKLTRVLEVLLDLADENRDRVCIGRTHGQHALPTTYGMKFAIWADEIHRQLERLDACSERLCVGMMTGAVGTTAALGEEGLEVHERVSEILGLRPVLISNQVVQRDNHAEFIMVLANIATTLDKIALEIRNLQRTEIMEVGEKFDPEKQVGSSTMPHKMNPITAERICGIARVIRSYVVAALENNPLWHERDLTNSSSERIILPEACILTDYILKLTLDVLCNLVFYPENIKRNLEFTGGLIMAERLMAELTRRGMGRQTAYAAVRQCAIEASRTGRSLRDVVLERSEIMDYLTVEDLEEIMNPETYIGSARRMVERVLEESEKWL from the coding sequence ATGGCCATTCATCCAGTTGAATTCAGGTACGGGACACCCGAAATGAGGGTTATCTGGGAGGCTGAAAATAAGCTCCAGAAGATGCTCGACGTTGAGGCGGCCCTTGCACAGGCAGAGGGCGAACTTGGAATTATACCTGCTGAAGCGGCCTCTGAGATAGTCAGGAAGGCCAGCACAGAATTTGTAACCCTTGAAAGGGTTAATGAGATTGAGAGGGACACAAAGCATGATATAGCATCCCTTGTAAAGGCCCTTGCAGAGCAGTGTGAGGGTGACGCAGGGGAATATGTGCACTTCGGTGCAACATCCAATGACATTGTTGACACATCCAATTCTCTGCTTCTCAGGGACTCAATCTCGGTTCTCAGGGATAAACTCACCAGGGTACTTGAGGTTCTCCTTGATCTGGCGGATGAAAACAGGGACAGGGTCTGCATCGGAAGGACCCATGGACAGCACGCCCTCCCAACCACCTATGGCATGAAATTCGCCATCTGGGCAGATGAGATCCACCGGCAGCTGGAGCGCCTTGATGCGTGCAGTGAAAGGCTCTGTGTCGGGATGATGACAGGGGCCGTCGGGACCACAGCGGCCCTGGGGGAGGAGGGCCTGGAGGTCCATGAGAGGGTCTCAGAGATACTGGGACTCAGACCGGTCCTGATATCCAACCAGGTCGTCCAGAGGGATAACCATGCAGAGTTCATAATGGTCCTTGCCAACATAGCCACAACCCTTGATAAGATAGCCCTCGAGATCAGGAACCTTCAGAGGACAGAGATAATGGAGGTTGGAGAGAAATTTGACCCTGAGAAACAGGTGGGCAGCAGTACCATGCCTCATAAGATGAACCCAATAACTGCAGAGAGGATATGTGGTATTGCGCGTGTTATAAGGTCCTATGTTGTCGCGGCCCTGGAGAACAACCCATTATGGCATGAGAGGGACCTCACAAATTCATCATCCGAACGCATAATCCTTCCTGAGGCATGCATCCTCACGGACTACATACTTAAACTGACACTGGATGTCCTCTGCAACCTCGTCTTCTACCCTGAGAATATTAAGAGGAACCTTGAATTCACAGGAGGCCTGATAATGGCGGAGAGGCTCATGGCTGAGCTAACAAGGAGGGGCATGGGTCGGCAGACAGCATATGCAGCTGTACGCCAGTGTGCCATTGAGGCCAGCAGGACAGGAAGAAGCCTCAGGGATGTGGTCCTTGAGAGATCCGAGATCATGGATTACCTTACAGTGGAGGACCTTGAGGAGATAATGAACCCTGAGACCTACATCGGATCAGCCAGGAGGATGGTTGAGAGGGTCCTTGAGGAATCAGAAAAATGGCTCTGA
- the nrdD gene encoding anaerobic ribonucleoside-triphosphate reductase: MPTKAETCVLKNNGVREKFSHEKLVKSLLNLGASLWTSENVASEVARSVYNGITTKEIKILVYDSLRKVDEELADRYLAANRLRVRTSRDKIETFDQKKIEDNLIRETGASEDVAREIATEVWRELKKLNVEYLTAPMIREVVNTKLIEHGLETLRKRYTRLGIPVYNITNLIENGSRDNANMIHNPETVHKYVADEALKQYSLLHILPSRLADAHMSGDIHIHDLEFFAARPLNCLQHDLRLFIRHGLRVDGTGDHTSVAGPPKHLETLMNHAGEIMLASQQNMSGGQAMSLWNVFVAPFASGLPYEKIKQAVQMFIFNLNMAYAARGSQVPFTSINLEFGVPEFLEDEPAYGPRGEYAGVYGDFAEEARLLTRAFTEVLLEGDADGKPHLFPNTIYSLRRETFRGEFDEELSLVHELASKYGTAYFINMLADYRGKMANYMGCRTSLADNWTGDWEKDCLRTGNLAYITLNLPRIAYQSRDDDELFEYLDEYIDMAVEVLRIRRSQAQRCLDDYHLLPFLSQEIDGERYYRIENATMSFGFTGLNEMLEYHLGAGIQSPEANRFGLRVIEHINERAAELKKETGWRWSVLQTPAESTAHRFAMLDHEHYPEEAVLQGTEGAYYYTNSSHTPVNAEVDLVEKIRIEEKYHPLTPGGHIFNAWLGEAKPDPAALEGLTRRICRRSDIGFWAYSNALSFCLRCKTLMRGLQDSCARCGERDEVEWYDRITGYVQQVGRAKSSSGGWNRGKQQELLDRRRIDL, translated from the coding sequence ATGCCAACAAAGGCAGAAACATGTGTACTGAAAAATAATGGTGTAAGGGAAAAATTCAGCCATGAAAAGCTTGTAAAATCCCTCCTGAACCTGGGGGCCAGTTTATGGACCTCCGAGAATGTGGCCTCAGAGGTTGCAAGGTCTGTCTACAATGGAATAACCACCAAGGAGATAAAGATCCTGGTCTACGACTCCCTCAGGAAGGTGGATGAGGAACTGGCAGATCGTTACCTTGCAGCCAACAGGCTCAGGGTGAGGACATCAAGGGATAAGATAGAGACCTTTGACCAGAAGAAGATAGAGGACAACCTCATAAGGGAGACTGGCGCCTCAGAGGATGTTGCAAGGGAAATCGCCACCGAGGTCTGGAGGGAGCTCAAGAAACTGAACGTGGAATACCTCACAGCCCCCATGATAAGGGAGGTTGTTAACACAAAGCTCATAGAGCACGGCCTTGAGACCCTCAGGAAGAGGTACACACGTCTCGGGATCCCGGTCTACAACATCACAAACCTCATAGAGAACGGCTCCAGGGACAACGCCAACATGATCCATAACCCTGAAACCGTCCACAAGTACGTGGCTGATGAGGCCCTCAAACAGTACTCACTGCTCCACATACTCCCCTCCAGGCTCGCAGACGCCCACATGTCAGGCGACATACACATCCATGACCTCGAATTCTTCGCTGCACGGCCACTTAACTGCCTGCAGCACGATCTCCGGCTATTCATAAGGCACGGGCTCCGGGTTGATGGTACAGGGGATCACACATCAGTTGCAGGACCACCAAAGCACCTGGAGACCCTAATGAACCATGCAGGGGAGATAATGCTTGCATCCCAGCAGAACATGTCCGGCGGCCAGGCCATGAGCCTCTGGAACGTCTTCGTGGCACCCTTCGCCTCAGGGCTGCCCTATGAGAAGATCAAACAGGCGGTCCAGATGTTCATATTCAACCTCAACATGGCCTACGCTGCAAGGGGAAGTCAGGTACCATTCACAAGCATAAACCTGGAGTTCGGGGTCCCTGAGTTCCTTGAGGACGAACCAGCCTATGGGCCCCGCGGGGAGTATGCTGGTGTATACGGTGACTTCGCTGAGGAGGCAAGGCTGCTCACAAGGGCCTTCACTGAGGTCCTCCTGGAGGGTGATGCCGATGGGAAGCCCCACCTCTTCCCCAACACCATATACTCCCTCCGGAGGGAGACCTTCAGGGGGGAATTCGATGAGGAACTGAGCCTGGTCCATGAACTGGCATCCAAGTACGGGACAGCCTACTTCATAAACATGCTGGCGGATTACAGGGGCAAGATGGCAAACTACATGGGCTGCCGTACGAGCCTTGCAGATAACTGGACAGGTGACTGGGAGAAGGACTGCCTCAGGACAGGAAACCTTGCCTACATAACCCTCAACCTCCCCAGGATAGCCTACCAGTCACGGGATGATGATGAACTATTCGAGTACCTTGATGAGTACATTGACATGGCGGTTGAGGTGCTCAGGATAAGGAGGAGCCAGGCTCAGAGATGCCTGGACGACTACCACCTGCTCCCATTCCTCTCCCAGGAGATAGACGGTGAGAGGTACTACCGTATAGAGAATGCGACAATGAGCTTCGGATTCACGGGACTCAATGAGATGCTCGAGTACCACCTCGGGGCAGGTATACAGAGCCCTGAAGCCAACAGGTTCGGCCTGAGGGTCATAGAGCACATAAATGAACGTGCAGCTGAACTCAAAAAGGAGACAGGATGGCGGTGGAGTGTCCTCCAGACACCTGCGGAGTCCACAGCCCACAGATTCGCAATGCTGGACCATGAGCATTACCCTGAGGAGGCTGTGCTCCAGGGCACCGAGGGGGCATACTACTACACCAACTCCAGCCACACACCTGTGAATGCAGAGGTGGACCTTGTTGAGAAGATAAGGATCGAGGAGAAGTACCACCCATTGACACCTGGCGGGCACATATTCAATGCATGGCTGGGTGAGGCGAAACCTGACCCAGCAGCCCTTGAGGGCCTCACCAGGAGGATCTGCAGGAGGAGTGACATAGGATTCTGGGCGTACAGCAATGCCCTGAGCTTCTGTCTGAGGTGCAAGACCCTCATGAGGGGTCTGCAGGATTCCTGTGCACGTTGCGGCGAGAGGGATGAGGTTGAGTGGTATGACAGGATCACAGGTTACGTACAGCAGGTGGGCCGTGCCAAGTCCTCAAGCGGTGGCTGGAACAGGGGTAAACAGCAGGAACTTCTTGATAGACGAAGAATAGACCTCTGA